The following are from one region of the Stanieria sp. NIES-3757 genome:
- a CDS encoding response regulator receiver protein, translating into MSEKPLILTVDTNNRNLELLNQFLGKEGYQTISANNLEELDKILNQSLKIQLVLLDLTGFSSSIWERCEQLKHQQIPFLVISPRQNAVIQQASLAHGARSMLIKPLAIRQFLGLIKSFLED; encoded by the coding sequence ATGAGTGAAAAACCATTAATCTTAACAGTAGATACGAACAATCGTAATCTTGAATTACTTAATCAATTTTTAGGTAAAGAAGGTTATCAAACTATTAGTGCTAATAATTTAGAAGAATTAGATAAGATTTTAAATCAATCTTTAAAAATTCAATTAGTCTTATTAGACCTGACAGGTTTTAGTAGTAGTATTTGGGAACGTTGCGAACAACTAAAACATCAACAAATTCCTTTTTTAGTAATTTCGCCTCGACAAAATGCTGTAATTCAACAAGCAAGTCTTGCTCATGGTGCTAGAAGCATGTTAATTAAACCCCTGGCAATTAGACAGTTTCTTGGTTTAATCAAAAGTTTTTTAGAAGATTAA
- a CDS encoding hypothetical protein (protein of unknown function DUF1092) produces the protein MGNTIWELDFYSRPILDEDNKKVWEVLICESLTDIERSPDEIFRYSQYCSSKTVNSLWLREAIEKAVAQAGITPKKIRFFRRQMNNMITKACEDAGIAAAPSSRTYALNNWLARRIKEVYPQEPGYDEKTANSTSVQYPALNAIALPDAVRGDRGDKWAFVSLEASAFAEMNEWEIGFKEAFPLSLLNLSPDTKIPGLIIFSPRSTPLAAWMSGLEMGFLHLETDPRPRICLDTGLSDSWVLVNLTTPSTLTEAKDFEAAKQKAQGVHFLALQSSAESESFAGFWLLLANKF, from the coding sequence ATGGGTAATACGATTTGGGAGCTAGATTTTTATTCCCGTCCAATTTTAGATGAAGATAATAAAAAAGTTTGGGAAGTTCTGATTTGCGAAAGTCTGACTGATATAGAGCGATCGCCAGATGAGATTTTTCGCTACTCTCAATACTGCTCTAGTAAAACAGTTAATTCTCTTTGGTTACGGGAAGCGATTGAAAAGGCAGTTGCTCAAGCGGGTATCACTCCTAAAAAAATTCGCTTTTTCCGCCGTCAAATGAATAATATGATTACCAAGGCTTGTGAAGATGCGGGAATCGCTGCTGCGCCTAGTAGTCGTACCTATGCTCTTAATAATTGGCTAGCAAGGCGAATTAAAGAAGTATATCCCCAAGAACCAGGCTATGATGAAAAAACCGCTAATTCTACTTCTGTGCAGTATCCTGCTTTAAATGCTATTGCTTTACCAGACGCAGTTAGAGGCGATCGCGGTGATAAATGGGCATTTGTTAGTTTGGAAGCTTCTGCTTTTGCAGAAATGAATGAATGGGAAATTGGCTTTAAAGAAGCTTTTCCTTTATCCTTGCTTAATCTTAGTCCAGACACAAAAATTCCTGGGTTAATTATTTTCTCTCCTCGTTCTACGCCTTTAGCAGCTTGGATGTCTGGGTTAGAAATGGGTTTTTTGCATTTGGAAACCGATCCACGTCCCAGAATTTGTTTGGACACAGGTTTAAGTGATAGTTGGGTTTTGGTTAATTTAACTACCCCTTCCACCTTGACAGAAGCCAAAGACTTTGAGGCAGCTAAACAAAAAGCGCAAGGAGTTCATTTTCTGGCGCTCCAATCTTCGGCTGAATCTGAAAGTTTTGCAGGATTTTGGTTGTTATTAGCCAATAAATTTTAA
- a CDS encoding Na+/H+ antiporter: MNIVVTSYLIAENLANSNLESTLSANSNAFAGLVSTLIILLLVATAVALITRWLKISYVIGLVLAGLAISKQALPESIGLNPDVILNLFLPILIFEAAINTEISRLRSTIKPITLLAGPGVVLSAGITAALLKYGLNLEWITACAIGVILTITDTVSVIAAFRTVPVPDRLATIVEGESLLNDGVALVLLSLISTIHTQGSFSVGQGIEQLLIAFVGGGILGLGLGYLCLSLFKYLDDALSTILLTVAVSLGTFQIGQLLGVSSAIAVLIAGLVIGNLGFRQTSATTKVTLLNFWEYAGFGVNTFIFLLVGIEVEPLILLRTIPAALLAILAYQIGRICVIYPLLYLLSFFDRPLPLRWQHILIVGNVKGSLSMALALSLPLTLPGRTDVITLVFSTVLVSFIGQGLSLSWFVKKLKLSKHSSIKQKIENLQLNLIASKAAQQELKNLLQSGSLPKSLYEELFATYQARIASSERELRDIYNQRITKPQKNAEKGNYLDGLRRRLYLAEKGAINDAVRKGLLSDDLAQSQIKELNEKLLSLKDD; encoded by the coding sequence ATGAACATTGTTGTGACAAGCTATCTTATTGCTGAAAATTTAGCCAACTCTAATTTAGAATCTACACTTTCGGCAAATTCTAATGCCTTTGCTGGATTAGTTAGTACTCTGATCATTTTGTTACTTGTCGCGACTGCTGTTGCCTTAATCACCCGATGGCTAAAGATTTCTTATGTCATAGGTTTAGTTTTAGCAGGGTTAGCAATCTCCAAACAGGCATTACCAGAATCAATCGGATTAAACCCAGACGTAATTTTGAATTTGTTTTTGCCAATTTTGATTTTTGAGGCTGCTATTAATACTGAAATCAGTCGTTTACGAAGTACTATCAAGCCAATTACTTTACTCGCAGGACCTGGCGTGGTTTTATCTGCTGGCATTACGGCAGCGTTGCTCAAATATGGTCTTAACTTAGAATGGATTACTGCCTGTGCTATAGGTGTAATTCTAACAATTACTGATACAGTATCTGTGATTGCAGCTTTTAGAACCGTACCTGTTCCTGACAGACTTGCCACCATTGTTGAAGGAGAAAGTCTTTTAAATGATGGGGTCGCTTTGGTGTTACTGAGTCTAATCAGCACGATTCATACCCAGGGTTCTTTTAGTGTTGGGCAAGGAATTGAACAACTTTTGATCGCTTTTGTTGGTGGAGGCATTTTAGGACTAGGACTGGGTTATCTTTGTCTTAGTTTATTCAAGTATTTGGATGACGCTTTAAGTACCATTTTGCTGACGGTGGCTGTATCTTTGGGAACGTTCCAAATTGGTCAGTTATTAGGAGTTTCTAGTGCGATCGCAGTATTGATTGCTGGGTTGGTGATTGGTAATCTTGGTTTTCGCCAAACTTCTGCCACTACCAAAGTTACTCTCTTAAACTTCTGGGAGTATGCTGGATTTGGAGTGAATACTTTTATTTTTTTACTAGTAGGGATTGAAGTAGAGCCACTAATTCTTTTAAGAACCATTCCCGCAGCACTTTTAGCAATTTTAGCTTACCAAATCGGACGAATATGTGTAATTTATCCTTTACTTTATCTACTAAGTTTTTTTGATCGACCTTTACCGCTTCGTTGGCAACACATCTTGATTGTGGGCAATGTTAAAGGTTCTTTATCAATGGCACTCGCTCTTAGCTTACCATTGACGTTACCTGGACGCACAGATGTAATTACTTTGGTCTTTAGTACAGTTTTAGTTTCATTCATCGGACAGGGACTTAGCTTATCCTGGTTTGTTAAAAAGTTAAAATTATCCAAACATTCTTCAATCAAACAGAAGATTGAAAACCTGCAACTGAACTTAATTGCCTCTAAGGCTGCCCAACAAGAATTAAAAAATCTTTTACAGTCTGGTAGTTTACCTAAATCTCTTTACGAAGAACTATTTGCTACTTACCAAGCCAGAATTGCCTCATCAGAAAGAGAACTGCGGGATATTTACAATCAGCGCATTACTAAACCACAAAAGAACGCTGAAAAAGGCAACTATCTAGACGGACTACGTCGTCGCCTTTATTTAGCAGAAAAGGGAGCTATTAATGATGCGGTACGTAAAGGATTACTGTCTGATGATTTAGCCCAATCTCAGATCAAAGAATTGAATGAAAAACTTTTATCTCTCAAGGATGACTAA
- the dxr gene encoding 1-deoxy-D-xylulose 5-phosphate reductoisomerase yields MKAITILGSTGSIGTQTLDIVAHHPDKFRVVGLAAGQNIPLLVEQIRQFEPEIVATSCTEKLSELQSVIADLPNPPQILAGAEGVVEVARYGDAESVVTGIVGCAGLLPTIAAIEAGKDIALANKETLIAGGPVVLPLVEKHGVKLLPADSEHSAIFQCLQGVPQGGLRKIILTASGGAFRDLPVEKLSTVTVKDALKHPNWSMGKKITIDSATLMNKGLEVIEAHFLFGLDYDRIEIVIHPQSIIHSLIELQDTSVLAQLGWPDMRLPLLYALSFPERIYTDWERLDLVKAGDLTFREPDHDKYPCMQLAYAAGQAGGLMPAVLNAANEQTVALFLAEQIQFLDIPRLIETTCDRFTDQNTQTPTLEDILNADSWARETVITASKELNQSGSLISLT; encoded by the coding sequence GTGAAAGCAATTACAATTCTCGGTTCTACTGGTTCTATTGGCACACAAACTTTAGATATAGTTGCCCATCATCCAGATAAATTTCGTGTCGTTGGTTTAGCAGCAGGACAAAATATTCCGCTTTTAGTCGAACAAATTCGTCAATTTGAACCAGAAATAGTCGCTACTTCTTGTACAGAAAAACTTTCAGAATTACAAAGTGTGATCGCCGATTTACCTAATCCTCCGCAAATTTTAGCAGGGGCAGAAGGAGTAGTTGAAGTAGCCCGTTATGGGGATGCGGAAAGTGTGGTTACAGGAATTGTTGGTTGTGCTGGTTTATTGCCTACCATTGCTGCGATAGAAGCAGGTAAAGATATTGCCCTCGCTAACAAAGAAACTTTAATTGCAGGAGGCCCCGTTGTTTTACCTTTAGTCGAAAAACACGGCGTTAAACTTCTTCCTGCGGACTCGGAACATTCAGCCATTTTTCAATGTTTACAAGGTGTTCCCCAAGGCGGTTTAAGAAAAATCATTTTAACTGCTTCTGGTGGTGCTTTCCGCGATCTTCCTGTTGAAAAATTAAGCACTGTTACAGTTAAAGATGCCCTCAAACATCCCAACTGGTCAATGGGTAAAAAAATTACTATCGATTCGGCTACCCTAATGAATAAGGGCTTAGAAGTAATTGAAGCCCACTTCCTGTTTGGTTTAGATTACGATCGCATCGAAATTGTGATTCACCCTCAAAGTATTATTCATTCTCTAATTGAGTTACAAGATACATCGGTACTAGCTCAACTGGGATGGCCAGATATGCGCTTACCTCTACTTTATGCCTTGTCTTTTCCCGAAAGAATTTATACTGATTGGGAACGGTTAGATTTAGTCAAAGCTGGTGATTTAACCTTCCGCGAACCAGATCATGATAAATATCCTTGTATGCAACTAGCTTATGCGGCCGGGCAAGCTGGCGGTTTAATGCCTGCGGTACTCAATGCAGCCAACGAACAAACAGTAGCTTTATTTTTAGCCGAACAAATTCAATTTTTAGACATACCCCGTTTAATTGAAACCACTTGCGATCGCTTTACTGACCAAAATACTCAAACGCCTACTTTAGAAGATATTCTTAATGCAGATAGTTGGGCAAGAGAAACTGTTATAACTGCTAGTAAGGAATTAAACCAAAGCGGTAGTTTGATTTCTTTAACATAA
- a CDS encoding histidine kinase, with the protein MSKILLLLEHKENRRLLSIWLEKNYEIFYPNSDDELSQSIFSFDLCILDGRALDKLNKWVLKTKKAQEPVFLPFLLMTSRQDVSILTRHLWKSIDELIISPIEKMELAARVEMLLQRRQLSLQLQVANHNLQELNELKTRFISIASHELRNPLNLISGYTQLLIQSSSKYSEERKQDLFNRIITIVKNMTGTLNDVLLLSKGELAKQKLNPIQLDLSKFCRVLVNEIQLGAGSSHVINFLVEGENSESKILADQKLLSQILINLLTNAIKYSPTDSTIELQLVYQAEKIIFHIKDQGIGIPKKDQEQLFSSFHRASNVGNIPGTGLGLAIVKQCVDLYGGTIKFQSQIDVGTTFTVTLPITLVKSS; encoded by the coding sequence ATGAGTAAGATTCTATTACTCCTCGAACACAAAGAAAATCGACGTTTATTATCTATTTGGTTGGAAAAAAATTACGAGATTTTTTATCCTAATTCTGACGATGAATTATCTCAATCAATATTTTCTTTCGATCTTTGTATTTTAGATGGTAGAGCATTAGATAAACTTAATAAGTGGGTTTTAAAAACTAAAAAAGCCCAAGAGCCAGTTTTTTTGCCATTTTTATTAATGACATCCCGCCAAGATGTAAGCATACTGACTAGACATTTGTGGAAAAGTATTGATGAATTAATTATTTCTCCTATTGAAAAAATGGAATTGGCTGCGCGAGTAGAAATGCTCTTACAAAGAAGACAGTTATCTTTACAGTTACAAGTCGCTAATCACAATTTGCAAGAACTTAACGAACTCAAAACTCGTTTTATTTCTATTGCTTCTCATGAATTACGTAATCCACTAAATTTAATTTCAGGTTATACACAGTTGCTAATTCAAAGTAGTAGTAAATATTCTGAAGAACGCAAACAAGATTTATTTAATCGTATTATTACTATTGTCAAAAATATGACAGGTACTTTAAATGATGTTTTACTTTTAAGTAAGGGAGAGTTAGCTAAACAAAAATTAAATCCTATTCAGTTAGATTTAAGTAAATTTTGTCGAGTTTTAGTTAATGAAATCCAACTTGGTGCTGGTAGTAGTCACGTAATCAATTTTTTAGTTGAAGGGGAAAATTCTGAATCAAAAATTTTAGCAGATCAAAAACTATTGAGCCAGATCTTAATTAATTTACTAACTAATGCGATTAAGTATTCCCCTACAGATAGTACCATCGAACTTCAATTAGTTTATCAAGCTGAAAAAATAATTTTTCATATCAAAGATCAAGGAATTGGTATTCCTAAAAAAGACCAAGAACAATTATTTAGTTCCTTTCATCGTGCTAGTAACGTGGGCAATATTCCTGGCACTGGTTTGGGCTTAGCTATTGTTAAACAATGTGTTGATTTATATGGCGGTACAATTAAGTTTCAAAGCCAAATCGATGTAGGAACTACTTTTACTGTCACTTTGCCTATAACTTTAGTTAAGTCTTCTTAG
- the ndhF1 gene encoding NADH dehydrogenase subunit 5, producing METLYQYAWLIPVLPLLGAMLVGIGLISFNKATNSLRKINGVLIVSILGAAMVMSFAILWSQIHGHEAYTRTIEWAAAGDFHLTMGYTIDHLNALMLVIVTTVAFLVMIYTDGYMAHDQGYVRFYAYLSIFSSSMLGLVISPNLVQIYIFWELVGMCSYLLIGFWFDRKAAADACQKAFVTNRVGDFGLLLGMLGLYWATGSFEFDVMGERLSELVSSGALGGGLAALFAILVFLGPVAKSAQFPLHVWLPDAMEGPTPISALIHAATMVAAGVYLIAKMYPVFEHVPAAMTVIAWTGAVTAFLGATIALTQNDIKKGLAYSTMSQLGYMVMAMGIGSYSAGLFHLMTHAYFKAMLFLCSGSVIHGMEAVVGHNPVLAQDMRLMGGLRKYMPITAITFLIGNLAISGIPPFAGFWSKDEILGQAFSANPSLWFIGWATAGLTAFYMFRMYFMTFEGEFRGNDTGIRQQLLTAAGVQFGPGAMDVEEAEHHGHSHSPHESPLTMALPLVVLAVPSVGIGLLGRPWENYFEEFIHAPGETVTEIAAEAGHFDWNEFLIMAGLSVAIATVGIIVAFLMYRTKVIDPVAIAKKYPALYKLSLNKWYFDEIYDKVFVMGSRRLARQIMEVDYRVVDGAVNLTGLATLVSGEGLKYLENGRAQFYALIIFAAVLVFVLVFSVV from the coding sequence ATGGAAACACTATATCAGTACGCTTGGCTGATTCCTGTCCTACCTTTATTAGGAGCAATGTTGGTAGGAATAGGTTTGATCTCCTTTAATAAGGCGACTAACAGCCTGAGAAAAATTAATGGTGTTTTAATCGTCTCCATCCTTGGTGCAGCAATGGTAATGTCCTTTGCGATCCTTTGGAGTCAGATTCACGGACACGAAGCTTATACTCGTACAATTGAATGGGCAGCAGCAGGTGACTTTCATCTGACGATGGGTTATACGATTGACCACCTTAATGCTTTGATGTTGGTAATCGTTACTACTGTAGCCTTTTTGGTCATGATTTATACCGATGGCTACATGGCTCATGACCAAGGTTATGTACGTTTTTATGCTTATTTGAGTATTTTTAGTTCTTCGATGTTGGGATTAGTTATTAGTCCTAACTTAGTCCAAATTTACATTTTCTGGGAATTGGTAGGGATGTGTTCCTACCTTCTCATTGGTTTCTGGTTTGACCGCAAAGCTGCTGCCGATGCCTGTCAAAAAGCTTTTGTCACTAATCGTGTTGGTGACTTTGGCTTGTTGTTGGGGATGTTGGGTTTATATTGGGCAACAGGCAGTTTTGAGTTTGATGTCATGGGAGAACGCCTCTCAGAATTAGTGTCTTCTGGAGCGTTAGGGGGTGGATTAGCAGCCCTATTTGCTATTTTGGTCTTTTTAGGACCTGTGGCTAAATCTGCCCAATTTCCCCTTCATGTTTGGCTACCAGATGCGATGGAAGGCCCTACCCCAATTTCTGCTCTAATTCATGCTGCAACAATGGTAGCTGCTGGGGTATATTTGATCGCTAAGATGTATCCTGTGTTTGAACACGTTCCTGCTGCAATGACTGTCATTGCTTGGACTGGTGCAGTTACGGCTTTCCTTGGGGCAACGATCGCTTTAACTCAAAATGATATCAAAAAGGGTTTAGCCTATTCCACCATGTCTCAACTTGGTTATATGGTTATGGCGATGGGAATTGGTTCTTATTCGGCTGGTTTATTCCACCTGATGACTCATGCTTATTTTAAAGCGATGTTGTTCCTCTGTTCTGGTTCGGTCATTCATGGCATGGAAGCAGTGGTCGGACATAATCCAGTTTTGGCGCAGGATATGCGTTTGATGGGCGGATTGCGTAAGTATATGCCGATCACCGCCATTACTTTTTTAATTGGTAATTTGGCGATTTCTGGAATTCCTCCCTTTGCTGGTTTTTGGTCAAAGGATGAAATTTTGGGACAAGCTTTTTCTGCTAATCCTTCCCTGTGGTTTATTGGTTGGGCGACAGCCGGTTTAACTGCGTTTTATATGTTCCGAATGTATTTTATGACCTTTGAAGGGGAATTCCGTGGTAATGATACGGGTATTCGTCAGCAACTTTTAACCGCAGCAGGAGTACAATTTGGCCCAGGCGCGATGGATGTAGAAGAGGCTGAACATCATGGACACAGTCATTCTCCCCATGAATCTCCTTTAACGATGGCTTTGCCTTTAGTTGTGTTAGCCGTACCTTCGGTAGGCATTGGTTTACTTGGTCGTCCTTGGGAAAACTATTTTGAAGAGTTTATTCACGCGCCTGGAGAAACTGTTACCGAAATTGCAGCCGAAGCTGGTCATTTCGACTGGAACGAATTCTTAATTATGGCAGGACTGTCTGTGGCGATCGCTACAGTAGGAATTATTGTCGCTTTCTTGATGTATCGCACTAAAGTAATCGATCCAGTTGCGATCGCGAAAAAATATCCCGCTCTTTACAAGCTTTCTCTCAACAAATGGTATTTCGATGAGATTTACGACAAAGTTTTTGTGATGGGTTCTCGTCGTTTAGCCAGACAAATTATGGAAGTAGACTATAGGGTAGTAGATGGTGCAGTCAACTTGACTGGGTTAGCAACCTTAGTCAGTGGTGAAGGATTGAAATATTTAGAAAATGGTCGCGCTCAATTCTATGCCCTGATTATCTTTGCTGCTGTGTTGGTTTTTGTGTTGGTGTTTAGTGTTGTCTAA
- a CDS encoding TrkA-N domain protein has protein sequence MKTTQVYKGKMYILIGGVGMMGADLARTLLEMGHTIAVIDTDPLACQYAREKIGVMTFEGSAVNTTVLLEAGIRKADAVIATLQDDALNLALVTLSKHYGVTQIIVRMSDRDFAEPYLLAGATHIISTTQLAVTRIVNAIEYPEVDAMIHFEQGQVEVLKLTIPKQCNVVGRSIAEIAQNSRFPVGTLIIGYQAHPHEDLIIPNGNTVLESGSTILAVTKPHLVRQLIDFMGLCS, from the coding sequence ATGAAAACAACTCAAGTTTATAAAGGAAAAATGTACATTCTGATTGGTGGAGTCGGGATGATGGGAGCAGATTTAGCGAGAACCCTGCTCGAAATGGGACACACCATCGCTGTTATCGATACCGATCCTCTTGCTTGTCAGTATGCCCGTGAAAAAATTGGTGTGATGACTTTTGAAGGCAGTGCCGTCAACACAACTGTTTTACTAGAGGCAGGAATTCGTAAAGCCGATGCGGTTATTGCTACGCTTCAAGATGATGCCCTGAATTTGGCATTAGTAACTTTATCCAAACATTATGGTGTCACTCAAATCATAGTACGGATGAGCGATCGCGATTTTGCTGAACCTTATCTACTAGCTGGGGCAACTCATATTATTAGTACTACTCAACTTGCTGTTACTAGGATTGTCAATGCAATTGAATATCCTGAAGTTGATGCGATGATTCACTTTGAACAAGGGCAAGTTGAAGTTTTAAAACTGACAATTCCAAAGCAATGTAATGTTGTGGGTCGTAGTATCGCTGAAATCGCTCAAAATTCTCGATTTCCTGTTGGTACTTTGATTATTGGCTATCAAGCTCATCCCCATGAAGATTTAATTATTCCTAATGGCAATACAGTTTTAGAAAGTGGTTCAACGATTCTTGCTGTTACTAAACCCCATCTTGTTAGGCAGTTAATTGATTTTATGGGGCTATGTTCTTAG
- a CDS encoding diguanylate cyclase/phosphodiesterase with PAS/PAC sensor has product MTVTLVSQSILIIDDNPTNLEVLSETLTQAGFQVAVATDGETAIKQLEYHRPELILLDVLMPDLNGYEVCQQLKAKEKTRDIPVIFLSALDDVFDKVRAFSVGGVDYVTKPFQANEVIVRIKHQLELQAAKAEIFRLNTDLERRVQQRTIELKDVIDKLHQEIAQHQQTQQLLKDNEQKLENILNSLEEVVWSAKVENFNLIYLNTAVEKVYERTVVEFVNQPDLWLEVIHPEDRKRVKQSLSVFPYSSNLELEYRIVRPNGELRWLNTRSHSVYDGNGKAIRIDGISIDITEQKKAQEQLIYNALHDTLTGLPNRTLLMEHLDKALERSKRYPDYLFAVLYIDLDRFKIINDSLGHSVGDQLLVKVGHLLKECCRSVDTVARLGGDEFTILLDEIQAIGDVTIVAERILKKLTLPINLGTYTAFTAASIGIVFNSPHYQSSIELIRNADIAMYRAKELGKGRYIIFDGEMYAQMLYLSNLETDLRFALARQQFILHYQPIIALGTGKIIGFEALIRWQDPERGLVPPGEFIKIAEDTGLIVLIGEWVLNEACRQLRAWQLKFPNASSYHINVNIAGQQIKQPSLIAILDRILKDTELDSSFLKLEITESTLMEEKETIIENLAQIKARNIKLSIDDFGTGYSSLSYLHSFPLDTLKIDRSFVSRMNADSENCEIIRTIINLAHSLGIDAIAEGVETTYQLEQLRKLGCKFAQGYLFAEPLDCQAAELLIASNPQW; this is encoded by the coding sequence ATGACTGTAACTTTAGTTTCCCAAAGTATTTTGATCATAGACGATAATCCTACTAATCTGGAAGTACTTTCGGAAACTTTAACTCAAGCAGGGTTTCAGGTAGCTGTCGCTACAGATGGTGAAACTGCGATTAAGCAACTTGAATATCATCGTCCAGAATTAATTTTGCTTGATGTTTTAATGCCAGATCTAAATGGTTATGAAGTTTGTCAGCAACTTAAAGCTAAAGAGAAAACTCGTGATATTCCAGTTATTTTTTTGAGTGCGTTAGATGATGTTTTTGATAAAGTTAGAGCTTTTTCTGTAGGCGGAGTAGACTATGTTACCAAACCCTTTCAAGCTAACGAAGTTATTGTTCGGATTAAACATCAATTAGAGTTACAAGCAGCTAAAGCAGAGATTTTTCGATTAAATACAGATTTAGAAAGAAGAGTGCAGCAACGTACCATCGAGTTAAAAGATGTCATTGACAAGCTGCATCAGGAAATTGCTCAACATCAGCAAACACAGCAATTATTAAAAGATAATGAGCAAAAATTAGAAAATATTCTTAACTCTTTAGAAGAAGTAGTTTGGTCAGCCAAGGTCGAGAATTTTAATTTAATCTATCTCAATACAGCTGTAGAAAAAGTTTATGAGCGAACAGTTGTTGAATTTGTTAATCAACCTGATTTGTGGTTAGAAGTAATTCATCCTGAGGATCGTAAGCGAGTTAAACAATCTTTGTCGGTTTTTCCTTACTCTAGCAATCTTGAATTAGAGTATAGAATTGTCCGTCCTAATGGTGAATTACGCTGGTTAAATACTCGTAGTCATTCTGTTTATGATGGTAACGGTAAAGCGATTCGTATTGATGGAATTAGCATTGACATCACCGAACAAAAAAAAGCTCAAGAGCAATTAATTTATAATGCTTTACACGATACCTTAACAGGGTTACCCAATCGTACTCTATTGATGGAGCATCTAGATAAAGCTTTAGAACGCAGCAAAAGATATCCAGATTATTTGTTTGCCGTATTATATATTGACCTTGATCGCTTTAAAATTATCAATGATAGTTTGGGACATTCTGTAGGAGATCAACTACTCGTTAAAGTCGGTCATTTATTAAAGGAATGTTGTCGTAGTGTCGATACTGTTGCTCGTCTAGGTGGAGACGAGTTTACCATTCTCCTGGACGAAATTCAAGCAATCGGCGATGTCACCATCGTTGCCGAAAGGATCTTAAAAAAATTAACTTTACCGATTAATTTAGGTACTTATACAGCTTTTACGGCTGCTAGTATTGGGATTGTGTTTAATTCTCCTCATTATCAAAGCAGCATCGAGTTAATTAGAAATGCAGATATTGCTATGTATAGAGCTAAGGAATTAGGCAAAGGACGTTATATAATCTTCGATGGCGAGATGTATGCTCAAATGCTCTATCTGTCAAACTTAGAAACAGATTTGCGTTTTGCCTTAGCACGTCAACAATTTATCCTGCATTATCAGCCAATTATTGCCCTTGGGACAGGAAAAATTATTGGTTTTGAAGCTTTGATACGTTGGCAAGATCCCGAACGAGGTTTAGTGCCACCAGGAGAATTTATTAAAATTGCCGAAGATACAGGATTAATTGTTTTGATCGGGGAATGGGTTTTAAACGAAGCTTGTCGTCAACTTCGTGCTTGGCAATTAAAGTTTCCCAATGCTTCCTCTTATCACATCAATGTTAATATTGCAGGTCAACAAATCAAACAACCAAGCCTAATTGCGATCTTAGATCGAATTCTGAAAGATACCGAGTTAGATAGTTCTTTTCTGAAACTCGAGATCACTGAAAGTACGTTAATGGAAGAAAAAGAAACCATCATTGAAAACCTTGCTCAAATCAAGGCAAGGAATATTAAATTGAGTATTGATGATTTTGGTACAGGTTATTCTTCCCTGAGTTACTTACATAGTTTTCCTTTAGATACTTTAAAAATAGACCGTTCCTTTGTCAGTCGGATGAATGCTGATAGCGAAAACTGCGAAATTATTCGGACAATTATCAACTTAGCCCATTCTCTCGGAATTGATGCGATCGCAGAAGGAGTAGAAACGACTTATCAACTAGAGCAATTAAGAAAACTAGGCTGTAAGTTTGCTCAGGGTTATCTTTTTGCTGAACCCCTAGATTGTCAAGCAGCAGAATTATTAATTGCGAGTAATCCTCAGTGGTAA